Genomic window (Aestuariirhabdus haliotis):
GGGTTATGGCGATGTTCGTACCATCGAACGCCGCGCCCAGAACATGGAAAAGTGGCTGCAGAATCCTGAGCTGATGGAAGGTGACAACGACGCGGAGTACGCCGCGGTGATCGACATCGACCTGGCTGAAGTGACCGAGCCCCTGGTTGCCTGCCCGAACGATCCGGATGATGTTAAATTGCTGTCCGACGTTGCTGGCACCCAGATCGACGAAGTCTTTGTTGGTTCATGCATGACCAACATCGGTCATTTCCGTGCCGCGGGCAAGCTGCTGGAATCCACCAATGACACCCTGTCGACTCGTTTCTGGATGGCACCGCCGACCAAGATGGATGAAGACCAATTGATGGAAGAGGGTTACTACAACATCTTCGGCACCAAGGGTGTTCGCACCGAGATGCCAGGCTGTTCGCTGTGCATGGGTAACCAGGCACGGGTTGCTCCGGGCTCTACGGTAATTTCGACCTCTACTCGAAACTTCCCGAACCGTCTGGGTACCGGTGCCAACGTTTATCTGGGCTCTGCAGAACTGACCTCGGTTGCTGCGATTCTGGGTAAACTGCCAACACCGGAAGAGTATATGAACTATGCCAAGGATCTCGACAGCATGTCTGCCGATGTCTATCGCTACCTGAACTTCAATGAAATGGAGTCTTATCAGAAAGCGGCGGATGAAGGCCAGCGCATTGCTGCAGTTCAGGTTCAGTAGATTCTGACCCGGCATAAAAAACCCGCTTCGGCGGGTTTTTTATGCGTCAAATTCAGTCAGAGTTAATCAAACTATTGAACTATAAGCGTCGAATAATTCGCTTCATTGCCTTTACCCTTTGCTTCTTCCAACCAGCTTTATGTTGAGCCGATGATACATATTGGGCATTCACATACAAACGGGTGAGATGCTCGGCATTTTTGGCAATGTCCGGTTGTTGATCTTGAATGCGCTTGAGGAAATCCAAGGGACCCTCCCCCTGCTCTCTTGTTAAGCCATAACGCTCCAATCGACGACAAAATAACAGGTAGGCACTGACAATAGGGTCCCTCGCTGGCAAACGTTGCGACCACCACCCCCAGCCACCTAAAGCGCCCAGAGTGATAGCCGCCGCAACCAATAAGGCAATCACTACTCGACCAATATCCACGCCACCTAACCAATCTTGCCAAAAGCCTTGCTGGCGTTGCTGATCAAAATCCAGAACATTCTGATGCCAATAATACTCCAGCATATCAAGTTGCAACCGGAGGCGGCTTAACAGAGGAATACCTTGATATCGGTGAGCCGAAAAAAGCTCATTTTCCAGAAAGCTGCCCTCTTCCGCTACCGCTTGCTGGAGATTTTGTTCGATTCGATCGGGAGCCACCGCCGCTGTAGGATCAACACGCAACCACCCCTGTTCAGGCAACCAGACTTCAGCCCAGGCATGGGCATCAAACTGGCGAACCTGAACAACACTCAATTCAGGATTCACCTCCCCACCCTGATAGCCAACCACTACTCGTGCAGGTATACCAGCCGCTCTGGCCAGGAAAACAAAAGCCCCCGCATAATGAGCACAGAAGCCCCGACGACTTTCAAACAGAAAGCCATCAATCGTATCGTCTCGTAACACGGGAGGTCGCAAAGTGTAGAAATACTCCTGCTCCCTGAAGCGAGTCATCAAACTTTGAACAAACTGCAAACCGTCTTCGTTAACAGACCGGTACAAATCCCTGGCGAACTCACGTGTACGTGGATCGCCAGCATCTGGTAGTTGCAGATAAAATTCACGTATCCAGCTATCCAGTTCAGAATCAAGCCGATAATCAAGCGCCGATTGCACCGCATAACTAAACCGCCGCTCTACTGTATCCGGGGTCAACAACCTTGAATCTCTCGTCAATGTGGCCCCTTGCACGGAGGAAGAAACCATATCCAGGGCAAACAACCAACGCTGATCTGTTGGTTCTAGAATCACTCGATAATCGACAGCCGAGCCCAACGCCACTCGATCGCGAGCAGCACTGGGGGGAGCCTTTAACCGGTATTCGATTTGACCTTGATTGACAGGCCGCTCCGACCAGCGCCGCCCATCGAAGTAGGATAAATTCAACGCTCGCCAATACAGATTTCGCTGTTCAGGAACCGCACCCTCAAAGGTCGCTCTGAACACCAATTCATCGGACTGCGTCAGCTGCGCTATATCACCCGGCGCCATACTATTACTCAATCCAGTGCGAGCTTGCGAGCCAGGAGGTTCAACGGACCACAAAGGCGGGACTCGCGGCACCAACACAAACAAAATAATGGCTAATGGAATCGCCTGCAGCAACATCACCGTAGCTTTTCTTGCCGCCGCTAGCGGACGCTCGCGCAAACCACCTTGATTTAAGCCTACAGCGGCCGCAACAATCACCAGGAAATTGAGCATGGCAAAACTGGAACTGACCAGGGATTGATCGTACAAAAGGGCAATCACCACTACAAAGCAACTAAGAAAAATTACCAGATAAGCATCGCGTGGGGATTTCATTTCCAACAGCTTGAGGATAAAGGCTGCAACCAACAGACAGCCTCCAGCATCCAGCCCGACCAGCGAATGATACCGCCATTGAATGGCCGCCACCGCCGACAGCAACAGCATGGATTTTAACCAAAACGGTGGATAGCTCCAGCGCCCCGTAAAGATCATTAAGCGCCAGCTCGTGCAAACGATGGCTAACAGCAACACCCAAATGGGTAATCGACCGAAGTGCGGCAGCACCGCCAACAACTGACAAGCAAGCAGCCAGAACAGAGCCGTGCGAGGTATCTGGTTAGGGTTCAGAGTTGACATAGCGCCAGCGCTTTTAAGCAGTGTTCAAGGTGATGCTGACCATGGGAAGGTGCGATCTCAATACCCGGCAGGCGAAGACCATAGTCTTCTTGCTCACGCTCTGCTTGCAAGCACCAATAACAAAGATGGGAAAGTCTGATCTCAACATGACCAGTCGTTACCTCCCAATCAAGCCATAAACGCCGCTCACGGGAACTGACAAATTCCTTGGTAAAGAGTTGTTGGTGCCTCGAACTTTGCTTCCATGCCAGATGGTTAAGTGCATCGCCAGGCTGATATTCACGAATCGAGGAAAAGTCATCGACACCGGATACCTCATCCATTAATTCACCCTCACCATGACTGCTGACCCCGGCAGGTAGAACAGCCGATAAGGGTCTTGGGTAAACCAACGCTGCCAGATCGAGATCCACCCAGCTCCAGGCGACCAGTAACCCTAGCGGGTACCGGGTTTGAACCCGTAACCGGCCGGGGCGAAATATGCCTCTTCGCGGCGCCGGCAAATACAGCGTTAAGGGTAACGCTTCCCCAGGAACAACCGTAACCGACTGCTGAATACCTTGCGGCCAGCCCAACTCAATAGCGTACCGATCAACCTTGCCGCCTGCATTGAGCTCCAGACGAAAGGGCAGATCATCACCCAGGTGCCCTGCCCCGGCGCGAACGCCGATTAATGTTAATCCGGCCAGATTATTGTAAGTATGGTGAATTGCTACAACAAACAAACTGGTCAACAAGAAGGCGACAGCAAAACTCATACTGTTCTGATAATTTACCCCGGCCAAAAACACGGCGGCTATTAACAATAAAAACAGATAGCCTGTGCGCGTCGGAACAATAAAGATGCGTCGATGATTCAGAGTGACACGAGAATGTGCAGGAATACGCCGACTGATCCAGCCGTTAAAAAGAGTTCTGAGTTTGTTTCGTATTCCTGGCATTGAATCGTCCTAGCCGACCACATCGACCTCTGCCAGCAAACGTTGGCCCAGAGCTTCTCCGGAATAACCTCTCTGGTCAGACTGCTCACGTAACCGATGCTCAACGACTGAAGGTAGAACCGCTTGAATATCCTCCGGTAAAAGATGATTTCGACCATCCATACAAGCCCAGGTTTTTGCACTTTGCAGCAATGCCTGGGCCGCTCTTGGTGAAAGTCCCCAGGCGAACTGGTCACTGGTGCGGGTATAGGCGATCAATCTCTGCAAATAATCAATAAGCGCACTACTCGGGCGCACGCTCGCCACCTGCTGTTGCAATTCAGCTAATTGATCACTATCAAGACAAGGTTGTATATGTTGCATGTTAATCCGGCCACTATCACCCAACAGAATATGACGTTCGGCTTCGGCATCAGGATAGCCGAGTTGAAGCCGCATTAAAAAGCGATCTAACTGCGACTCCGGCAAAGGAAAAGTGCCCGCTTGAGATTGCGGGTTCTGGGTGGCTATAACAAAGAAAGGAGACGGTAACGGACGTGTTTCGCCTTCAATGCTTACCTGCTTTTCTTCCATCGCTTCCAACAGCGCACTTTGACTCTTGGGAGTAGCGCGGTTGATTTCATCGGCCAGTACTACCTGGGAGAATATTGGTCCTGGATGAAATTCAAACAGGCTTCGCTCACGATCATAAACCGACACGCCAAGAATATCAGCGGGCAACAGATCGCTGGTAAACTGCACCCGGTTGTAACTGAGCCCCATCACCCTGGCCAAGCCCTGAGCCAATGTGGTTTTACCCATGCCCGGCAGGTCCTCTATCAATAAGTGACCGCGACTTATCAAGCAACACAAAGCAAGACGCAGCTGATGAGGCTTACCTACCATCACCTTTTCCAGTTCAGTCAGGCAGTTTTTGATTACTGTTTCCATTGCAGCTTGAGTACCTTTGAGCATGTAAGTGCACAGCATATCAGACCCGACAAGCGCGCCCAGAATTTCTTACCTTAAAACGAGACATTAGCAAGAAATATCGTCAACAAAAAAGCTCGGGAGCCATTCGACGCCCGAGCTTACTTTTACGCTTCTAATATGTCCTAGACCGCCGCTAATCCACGCTCAAGATCAGCAATGATATCCTCAACCGTTTCCAGCCCTACGGCAACACGAATCAGGTTATCGCGAATACCGGAACGGTCACGTTCTTCCTGGCTGAGCCGCCCGTGGGTTGTGGTCGCTGGATGGGTAATAGTGGACTTGGTATCCCCCAGGTTGGCAGTAATAGAGATCATGCGGGTGGCATCGATGAAACGCCAAGCCTCAGCCTTTGCTCCTGCGACCTCGAAAGCGATAACGCCCCCGTAACCTCGCTGCTGCTGGCTTGCCAGTTCATGCTGAGGATGTTCGGGTAAGCCACTGTAATGAACCCGCTCTACCTTGGGTTGCTGCTGCAACCAGAGCGCTAACTGCTTAGCCGCGTCGCAATGAGCCTGCATACGCAAGCGCAGGGTTTCCAAGCCCTTAAGGATAACCCAGGCATTAAAAGGGCTAAGGGTAGGTCCCGCCGCCCGAAGATAAGCGACCATCTCCTTCATCTGCTCAGCGCGGCCAACGACCAGTCCTCCCATACAGCGCCCCTGCCCATCAAGGTATTTGGTCGCCGAATACACAACGATATCGGCCCCCAATTCCATGGGCCGCTGAAGTATCGGGGTACAAAATGTATTATCGACCACCAACATGGCGTCATGCTGCCTGGCCAATTGCGACAGCTGTTTGAGGTCCGCTACTTCACTAAGAGGATTCGAAGGCGTCTCAACAAAAAGCATGGCCGTACGAGCCGTCATCGCCTGTTGCCACCCTGCAATATCGGTAAGGTCAACAAAGGTAGTTTCGACCCCAAATCGTTTCAGGTAGCGGGTAAAAATGGTAGTAGTGGTGCCAAAGACACTGCGTGAAACCACAACATGGTCACCAGAAGTCAGCAGAGCCATACAGACCCCTAGAATACCTGCCATGCCGCTAGCCATAGCGACAGCCTGTTCGGCACCCTCTAGAGCAGCCATACGCTCCTCAAGTGTACGAACCGTTGGGTTGGTATAGCGGGAATACACATTGCCGGGATCTTCACCGGAAAAGCGAGCAGCCGCATCTGCCGCACTGCGAAAGACATAACTCGAAGTCGTAAAGATCGGCTCCCCATGCTCTGTTTCCATGGTACGGAGCTGTCCGGCACGCACAGCGAGTGTATCTAAATGTGCACCCTCGAGATCAGAATCCAGTCTATCGTCGTTACTACCGGCCATATCGCTTCTCTTGTCTGTATCACTCATCATTATGCAGGTCGATGATCGCGTTCTCGCGCAGCTCCTGCTGATTCTTGGCGCCGTCATTTCGGGCTTGCTCGATGCGATTAAGATAGTTTTCATCAATATCGCCAGTGACGTATTCGTGATTGAACACAGAGCACTCGAAACCGGCAAAGGGTGTTTCAACGCCCTCCTGCACCGAGTCAATCAAGTCGTCCAGATCCTGGTAAACCATCCAGTCAGCACCAATAAGCTGACAAATTTCCTGGCTGGTGCGGCCATTGGCAATCAGCTCTTTGGCTGCCGGCATATCTATACCATATACATTCGGATAGCGAACTTCCGGCGCCGCCGAGCAGAAGTAAACTTTCTTGGCACCGGCGTCACGCGCCATCTCAATAATCTGACTACAAGTCGTCCCACGCACGATAGAGTCATCGACCAGCAGTACATTCTTGCCCTTGAACTCAAGGTCGATAGCATTCAGCTTCTGCCGAACCGATTTTTTACGCTCGCCCTGCCCCGGCATAATAAAGGTTCTACCGATGTAACGGTTTTTAATAAAACCTTCGCGGAATTTCACGCCCAGACGGTTTGCCAGCTGTAAGGCTGAGGTACGGCTGGTATCGGGGATCGGAATAACCACGTCAATATCATGTTCTGGACGCTCGCGAAGTATTTTTTCAGCCAGTTTCTCCCCCATCTTTAGGCGAGATTTGTAAACAGAGCTGCCATCCATGCGGGAGTCCGGACGGGCAAAATAGACATACTCAAAGATGCAAGGAACCAGTCTGGGATTCTCAGCACATTGGTGGGTGTGCAACTCACCATCGGCATCAATATAGACCGCCTCACCAGGTGCCACATCACGAATCAATGTGTAGCCCTGCGAATCCAGTGCGACACTCTCTGAGGCGATCATATACTCGGTACCCAGATCGGACTCGCGCTTGCCAAAGACCATCGGTCGAATGCCATTGGGGTCGCGGAAACCAACAATCCCATGCCCAAGAATCATTGAAATCACAGCATAGCCACCTCGACAACGCTGGTGCACACGCTCGACAGCGCGAAAAATATCATCGGCCGCAGGTTTCAACTTCTGCTGCTTGTACAGCTCATGGGCAAATACATTCAACAATACTTCTGAGTCAGAATTGGTATTAATGTGCCTGAGATCGCTCTTGAACAGCTGTTCCTTGATCTCCTCCACATTGGTTAGATTACCGTTATGGGCCAGAGTAATCCCATAGGGGGAGTTAACGTAAAAAGGCTGAGCTTCAGCTGAACTCGAGGATCCAGCGGTTGGGTAACGAACATGACCGATCCCCATATTACCTACCAGACGCTGCATATGACTGGTGCGGAACACATCGCGCACCAGCCCATTTTCCTTGCGCAGGAAAAAGCGATCACCTTCCCCGGTAACTATGCCTGCGGCGTCCTGCCCCCGATGCTGAAGAACCGTCAGGGCGTCGTAAAGCTCCTGATTAACCCGGGATTTTGCTGCGATACCTACAATGCCACACACAATCGTATACCTCGGTTACTCTGCTGAGGACCAGCCCGAAGCTATGCTTCGTTAACTGGAGGAATTAATAAAAGGCCCCACCACCCTCATTACCGAGTGTTTGGACCACTCAGCCAATATCTGAAAATGGGGAATTAACTGGGACTGTTGCCACCAATGGTCTTTCTGCACCGGGGCGAAACCCACTACACCGACCAGGATCACAACAAGTAATACACCGCGACAGGCACCAAAAATCACACCCAGAGCGCGATCTGTGCCAGATAGCCCAGTCATTTTAACCAACTCTGCAATCAGGTGATTAATCATGGCGCCTACCATCAGGGTGGCTATAAATAAGAGCACGCAAGCGGCAATAATACGTACAGATGGAATCTCGATATAATGGGTAAACATCAACGACAGGCTTCCACCGAAGGTCCACGCAATAACCACGGCGGCAATCCAGGTCGCCAACGAGAGCGCTTCTCGGAAAAAACCCCGACTGATGCTGATTAGCGCCGAAATGGCAATGATCGCCAGAATGGCCCAGTCTACCCAGGTAAATGACACAATCAGATTCGCTTTAGCTCTACGTCCGTCAAAGGCGGGAATTGTAGCAGAGAGGTTGTAGCTTGCCCATACGATCCACTAGGGATGATAGCGAACGACAACACCTTTTAATTTAACCTGTTTCTGAAGCTTATCGCGCAAGGGGAACAGGTCGTCCCGGTCGACCATAGGGCCAACATAAACACCCTCCACCCTCTGCTCACCTTCTCGCACCCAGGTTCGGCTATAAGCCTTATAGCCTAACTTCTGCAGCTTGACTACGAGGGCTTTGGCATTGTCTTGATTTGCAAAAACCCCCATCTGAAGGGTCCATGACTTTGGCACACCTGAAGCTTCGAGTTCAGGCTTGGAACTTTCCTTTAATCGGGATTCCGGCTCTGGTTTCGGCTCCTGATACTGAGTTTCCATCGCCACCTGCAAGTCTACTTGCTGAGCGCGTTCCTGCTCTCCAGCAATAAACTCAGGCACCTCGGGCATCTGAGGAGGTTCAGGGATAATACTGGCCTTGCTGCGATGAGGGACTGGCTCATACAGCCAGCTCAGAAATATAATACCCAGCGCCAGTAATACGCAGGCACCTATCAGGCGCTGTCGAATGTTTTGCTCCATGAATAATCCGCTCTATAACATCCTAAGCCGGGTCGGCATCTAGCCGCCCAATGACTTCAATCGCTTGTGCAACGGTAAAAAAAGACCCTACCACCAACACTCTATCGCTACCGGACGAGGACTCAACAGCCTCAATCAATGCGTTCTCGACACTACTATACAAGGACACCGAAGCAGATGCGATCCCTGCCAAAGCTTGTTCTAACCGTAACACAGGACAGGCTCTGGGCACCGCTACCTGAGACAGCAACCAAGCATCACAGACAGGTGCCAAGGACTGTATTACTCCTTCTATATCCTTATCTGCCAGCATGGCCAAAACACACAGGGTCTGGCCTTCCACAGGGTGATCCTCCAGACGCTGACAGAGGGCCTCTGAAGCCTGTGGGTTATGAGCGACATCCAGCACAAGCGGTATGGTGTAACCGCAGCTATTGGTCACCGTAAACTGTTGATAGCGTCCAGACAGACGGGCATTTTGGATCCCCTGATATACCGCTGAATCAGGAATCGATAAAGAAGAGTTATGAAGCGCACAAATAGCGGTAGCGGCGTTATCAGATGGCAAAACGGGCTCAGGTAAATTTTCCAGAATATGGGCAGTGCCCTGTAAATCTATGCCTTCGTAACACCAACCTTGACCTGTTGAGGTTTGCGTAAACGCCTCCCCTCTGGACAACAGAAAAGCCCCTGTCCGCTGGGCTTCATCAACGACCCCCGAATTGAGTTGACGACCACCATAGATAGCCGGCTTTGCGGCACGAAAGATCCCGGCTTTTTCCTTCCCGATCACATCAAGGTCGGAGCCCAGCCAATCCTCATGGTCAAGCGCGATCGACGTAACTACTGCGACATCGGCATCAATAATATTGACCGCATCCAGGCGACCACCCAAGCCGACTTCTAGCAACCACACATCGAGATTCGAGCGCTGAAAGATATCCAGCACAGCTAGAGTAGAAAATTCAAAATAGCTCAGAGAGGTCGTGTCACGAGCGCTTTCTATACGCTTGAAGCTGGAGACAATTTGCTGGTCTGTCGCCTCAACCCCATTAATGACCATGCGCTCGTTATACCGCAAAAGGTGTGGAGAGCTATAGACCCCAACCCGATAATCAGAGGCCTCTAGAATCGAAGAGAGGAAAGCGCAGGTGCTACCCTTACCATTAGTGCCAGCTACAGTGAAAACTGTAGCTGGCGTTGTGAGCAAACCCATTGATTGGGCGACCTTCGCTACCCGATCCAGACCCAAATCAATCTCTACCGGATGCAACCGCTCAAGATATTCAAGCCAAACCGATAGCTGATCAGACTTCATCAACCTCTACTTCTGCCGCTTCCGGCTCCGGCTTAGTCTCCTCAAGGACGACAGGCTGCTCTTGCAGCGGTGCTTCAAGTCCTTGCATTTTGGATAATAGGCCTGACAGTGTGTTGCGCATGTCGGAGCGATTGATAATCATATCGACCGCACCATGCTCAAGTAAAAATTCGCTGCGCTGGAAGCCTTCAGGTAGCTTTTCACGCACGGTTTGCTCAATCACTCGCGGGCCTGCAAAGCCAATCAAGGCATTGGGTTCAGCCAGGTTCACATCACCCAACATAGCCAGGCTAGCAGATACGCCACCATAAACCGGATCGGTGAGAACTGACAGGTAAGGCAATCCAAGCTGTTTCATCTTCTCCAGTGCAGCTGACGTTTTAGCCATTTGCATCAAGGAAAAAAGCGCCTCTTGCATACGGGCGCCGCCGCTGGCGGAAAAGCAAATCAGCGGCAACTTATGCTCCAGACACTCATCGACAGCCCTGACAAAGCGAGCCCCTACAACGGAACCCATTGAGCCTCCCATAAAAGAGAACTCAAAAGCCACGACCACTACCGGAACACCATTAACCGTACCGCGACTGGCGACCAGAGCATCCGTTTCACCCGTGCTCTTTTGCGCAGTCACCAAACGATCTTTGTATTTTTTACTGTCTTTGAATCGCAAACGGTCTTCAGGCACAAACTCGGCACCAAGCTCTTCACGACCCTCTTTATCCAGAAAATAATCGATCCGGGTTCGAGCTGTAATGCGCATGTGATGCTCGCACTTCGGGCAAACATCCAGGTTCTTTTCAAGTTCTGGACGGTAGAGTACCGAATGACACTTGACACATTTCTTCCACAACCCTTCTGGCACGTTACTGCGCTTATCGGCTTCACGACCGCTCAGGGATGATTTCAGTTTATCAACAAGCCAGTTGCTCATCTGTGGTTCCAGTCTGTTTACTAACTGTTCAGCTTATCCATTGCCGCCCGCATATCTTTCAGAATAGCGGAAACACCAGCAATAGCCTTATCCGGTTGCTGCAGATTATTGGCTATCTGGTCAACCAAAACGCTGCCAACCACTACTCCATCGGCACACTGACTGACACTGGCCGCTGCTTGACCGTCACGAATGCCGAATCCAACACCTAAAGGCAGATCAGTAAGCTCACGCATCATATTGATACGTTCAGCCACTGCCGTTGTATCCAGCGCAGCCGAGCCGGTAACACCCTTAAGCGATACGTAGTAAACATAACCACTGGCCTTGCTACAGATGCTACGAATACGCTCCTTCGTAGTGGTTGGTGCCACCAGAAAAATTGTATCGATCTGCTTATCGCGAAGATAAACACTCAGACGATCCGTTTCCTCAGGAGGAAGATCAACCGTCAGTATGCCATCAACACCCGCTTCGGCAGCGCGATTGGCAAACAGCTCATAACCCATAATTTCGATAGGATTTAGGTACCCCATCAGCACAACCGGGGTCTGATTATCCTTGGTGCGAAACTCTGACACCATGGCGAAAACGTCAGCTAATGTAACACCATGTGATAAAGCCCTCTCACTGGCCAACTGGATAGTTGGACCATCCGCCATCGGATCTGAAAAAGGTATCCCTAACTCGATAATATCCGCTCCCTCAGCAACCATTGCATGCATCAGTGGAACCGTTAGCTCGGGCGAACTATCACCTGCAGTTACAAAGGGAATAAGGGCTTTACGTCCTGCCTGTTCAAGGCGCTGAAAACAATCTTTAATTCGACTCATAACGATTACATTCCACCCCGATTAATCCAGCACCTGAATACCGTCAATAGCCGCCACGGTATGGATATCTTTATCTCCCCGCCCCGACAGATTGACAACAATTATCTGATTGGAACTCATAGTTGCAGCTAGCTTTTCAGCATAGGCTAGCGCATGACTACTCTCCAGAGCAGGCATTATGCCTTCCAACTGTGTCAGATCACGAAACGCTGTAAGTGCCTCTTCATCGGTTACAGCAACATAATCAACACGACCGACATCTTTGAGCAAAGAATGCTCAGGCCCTACGCCCGGATAATCGAGACCCGCTGAAACCGAATGGGTTTCGATGATCTGGCCAGCCGCATCTGCCATCAGATAGGTCCGATTACCGTGTAGTACTCCAGGTTTTCCCGCGCATAGCGGAGCAGCATGCTGACCTGTATCCAGACCATTACCCCCTGCTTCTACACCATACATTTTGACTGTTTCATCTGCGATAAAAGGATGGAACAGGCCGATCGCATTAGAGCCACCGCCAACACAAGCAACCAGAGC
Coding sequences:
- a CDS encoding transglutaminase TgpA family protein; the protein is MSTLNPNQIPRTALFWLLACQLLAVLPHFGRLPIWVLLLAIVCTSWRLMIFTGRWSYPPFWLKSMLLLSAVAAIQWRYHSLVGLDAGGCLLVAAFILKLLEMKSPRDAYLVIFLSCFVVVIALLYDQSLVSSSFAMLNFLVIVAAAVGLNQGGLRERPLAAARKATVMLLQAIPLAIILFVLVPRVPPLWSVEPPGSQARTGLSNSMAPGDIAQLTQSDELVFRATFEGAVPEQRNLYWRALNLSYFDGRRWSERPVNQGQIEYRLKAPPSAARDRVALGSAVDYRVILEPTDQRWLFALDMVSSSVQGATLTRDSRLLTPDTVERRFSYAVQSALDYRLDSELDSWIREFYLQLPDAGDPRTREFARDLYRSVNEDGLQFVQSLMTRFREQEYFYTLRPPVLRDDTIDGFLFESRRGFCAHYAGAFVFLARAAGIPARVVVGYQGGEVNPELSVVQVRQFDAHAWAEVWLPEQGWLRVDPTAAVAPDRIEQNLQQAVAEEGSFLENELFSAHRYQGIPLLSRLRLQLDMLEYYWHQNVLDFDQQRQQGFWQDWLGGVDIGRVVIALLVAAAITLGALGGWGWWSQRLPARDPIVSAYLLFCRRLERYGLTREQGEGPLDFLKRIQDQQPDIAKNAEHLTRLYVNAQYVSSAQHKAGWKKQRVKAMKRIIRRL
- a CDS encoding DUF58 domain-containing protein, producing MPGIRNKLRTLFNGWISRRIPAHSRVTLNHRRIFIVPTRTGYLFLLLIAAVFLAGVNYQNSMSFAVAFLLTSLFVVAIHHTYNNLAGLTLIGVRAGAGHLGDDLPFRLELNAGGKVDRYAIELGWPQGIQQSVTVVPGEALPLTLYLPAPRRGIFRPGRLRVQTRYPLGLLVAWSWVDLDLAALVYPRPLSAVLPAGVSSHGEGELMDEVSGVDDFSSIREYQPGDALNHLAWKQSSRHQQLFTKEFVSSRERRLWLDWEVTTGHVEIRLSHLCYWCLQAEREQEDYGLRLPGIEIAPSHGQHHLEHCLKALALCQL
- a CDS encoding AAA family ATPase codes for the protein METVIKNCLTELEKVMVGKPHQLRLALCCLISRGHLLIEDLPGMGKTTLAQGLARVMGLSYNRVQFTSDLLPADILGVSVYDRERSLFEFHPGPIFSQVVLADEINRATPKSQSALLEAMEEKQVSIEGETRPLPSPFFVIATQNPQSQAGTFPLPESQLDRFLMRLQLGYPDAEAERHILLGDSGRINMQHIQPCLDSDQLAELQQQVASVRPSSALIDYLQRLIAYTRTSDQFAWGLSPRAAQALLQSAKTWACMDGRNHLLPEDIQAVLPSVVEHRLREQSDQRGYSGEALGQRLLAEVDVVG
- a CDS encoding O-succinylhomoserine sulfhydrylase; translated protein: MAGSNDDRLDSDLEGAHLDTLAVRAGQLRTMETEHGEPIFTTSSYVFRSAADAAARFSGEDPGNVYSRYTNPTVRTLEERMAALEGAEQAVAMASGMAGILGVCMALLTSGDHVVVSRSVFGTTTTIFTRYLKRFGVETTFVDLTDIAGWQQAMTARTAMLFVETPSNPLSEVADLKQLSQLARQHDAMLVVDNTFCTPILQRPMELGADIVVYSATKYLDGQGRCMGGLVVGRAEQMKEMVAYLRAAGPTLSPFNAWVILKGLETLRLRMQAHCDAAKQLALWLQQQPKVERVHYSGLPEHPQHELASQQQRGYGGVIAFEVAGAKAEAWRFIDATRMISITANLGDTKSTITHPATTTHGRLSQEERDRSGIRDNLIRVAVGLETVEDIIADLERGLAAV
- the purF gene encoding amidophosphoribosyltransferase encodes the protein MCGIVGIAAKSRVNQELYDALTVLQHRGQDAAGIVTGEGDRFFLRKENGLVRDVFRTSHMQRLVGNMGIGHVRYPTAGSSSSAEAQPFYVNSPYGITLAHNGNLTNVEEIKEQLFKSDLRHINTNSDSEVLLNVFAHELYKQQKLKPAADDIFRAVERVHQRCRGGYAVISMILGHGIVGFRDPNGIRPMVFGKRESDLGTEYMIASESVALDSQGYTLIRDVAPGEAVYIDADGELHTHQCAENPRLVPCIFEYVYFARPDSRMDGSSVYKSRLKMGEKLAEKILRERPEHDIDVVIPIPDTSRTSALQLANRLGVKFREGFIKNRYIGRTFIMPGQGERKKSVRQKLNAIDLEFKGKNVLLVDDSIVRGTTCSQIIEMARDAGAKKVYFCSAAPEVRYPNVYGIDMPAAKELIANGRTSQEICQLIGADWMVYQDLDDLIDSVQEGVETPFAGFECSVFNHEYVTGDIDENYLNRIEQARNDGAKNQQELRENAIIDLHNDE
- a CDS encoding CvpA family protein, with amino-acid sequence MSFTWVDWAILAIIAISALISISRGFFREALSLATWIAAVVIAWTFGGSLSLMFTHYIEIPSVRIIAACVLLFIATLMVGAMINHLIAELVKMTGLSGTDRALGVIFGACRGVLLVVILVGVVGFAPVQKDHWWQQSQLIPHFQILAEWSKHSVMRVVGPFINSSS
- a CDS encoding SPOR domain-containing protein → MEQNIRQRLIGACVLLALGIIFLSWLYEPVPHRSKASIIPEPPQMPEVPEFIAGEQERAQQVDLQVAMETQYQEPKPEPESRLKESSKPELEASGVPKSWTLQMGVFANQDNAKALVVKLQKLGYKAYSRTWVREGEQRVEGVYVGPMVDRDDLFPLRDKLQKQVKLKGVVVRYHP
- the folC gene encoding bifunctional tetrahydrofolate synthase/dihydrofolate synthase yields the protein MKSDQLSVWLEYLERLHPVEIDLGLDRVAKVAQSMGLLTTPATVFTVAGTNGKGSTCAFLSSILEASDYRVGVYSSPHLLRYNERMVINGVEATDQQIVSSFKRIESARDTTSLSYFEFSTLAVLDIFQRSNLDVWLLEVGLGGRLDAVNIIDADVAVVTSIALDHEDWLGSDLDVIGKEKAGIFRAAKPAIYGGRQLNSGVVDEAQRTGAFLLSRGEAFTQTSTGQGWCYEGIDLQGTAHILENLPEPVLPSDNAATAICALHNSSLSIPDSAVYQGIQNARLSGRYQQFTVTNSCGYTIPLVLDVAHNPQASEALCQRLEDHPVEGQTLCVLAMLADKDIEGVIQSLAPVCDAWLLSQVAVPRACPVLRLEQALAGIASASVSLYSSVENALIEAVESSSGSDRVLVVGSFFTVAQAIEVIGRLDADPA